The following DNA comes from Caulobacter mirabilis.
GCGAAGCGGCGACTGAGGGGGTTCGGAGCGGCAGAGATGCGCCTCCGACGCGGCAGACCCCCTCCGTCTCGCCTGCGGCGAGCCACCTCCCCCAGAGGGGAGGATCCGGATGGCGTGACCAGTTGTCAGGAGACCCTCATGACCTCGCAGACCGAGATCGCCGGCTACGCCTCGCTGTTCTGGACGCGGGACCTCAACGACGACGTGGCCGCCGCCGGCGCCTTCGCGGCCTCGCTGGCGCGGAGCGGCGCGGGCGGGGTGCGGATGCTGTGCCAGCACGAGACCGCCCGGCCGATCGGCGTCTGGGACGAGGCCGTCGAGGACGGCCGCGGCCTGTGGGTGCGAGGCCGGATCCTGGACGTCACGCCGGAGGGCCGCATGTGCGCGGCCCTGGTGCGGGCGGGGGCCATGGACGGCCTGTCGATCGGCTTCCGCACGCTGAAGGCCCGCCCCGACGAAACCGGCCGCCTGCGGGTGCTGACCGAGGTGGAGCTGTGGGAGGTGTCGGTGGTGACCTTCCCGATGCTGCCGGGCGCGCGGATCGGGAGGGTGGGCTGACCCGTCCGGGGACAGGCTCCGCGAAGCGGTGCGTGTCCCCTTCAGGATCAGGGGA
Coding sequences within:
- a CDS encoding HK97 family phage prohead protease gives rise to the protein MTSQTEIAGYASLFWTRDLNDDVAAAGAFAASLARSGAGGVRMLCQHETARPIGVWDEAVEDGRGLWVRGRILDVTPEGRMCAALVRAGAMDGLSIGFRTLKARPDETGRLRVLTEVELWEVSVVTFPMLPGARIGRVG